The following proteins come from a genomic window of Panicum hallii strain FIL2 chromosome 8, PHallii_v3.1, whole genome shotgun sequence:
- the LOC112902335 gene encoding LOW QUALITY PROTEIN: zinc finger CCHC domain-containing protein 7-like (The sequence of the model RefSeq protein was modified relative to this genomic sequence to represent the inferred CDS: inserted 2 bases in 1 codon; deleted 1 base in 1 codon), with the protein MAQRWRSRARRDPDVDDDDVGGGSPPSRRPRRGGSGDEERRKEDDDVGNEDLSLEIVARARRKRHGASGGGTPGLADLLQVSSGDEEAGEDAVVELGEAEEPRRKQRKKHRKEAAEAAAAAATSAPGEEQQEVGGTQQGPIGIAESVLTEDGADVPASDNMVLRKLLRIPRYFDPGESLLETCYNCSEEGHVAANCPMEKRKKPCFVCGLFGHNAKQCTQGQDCFICKKRGHMAKDCPDKHKRNDHQSTLCLRCGEIGHDMFGCTNDYPPDDIKQIRCYVCNQNGHLCCFDVADNCPKXNCAKSGHSGLGCAKQRRETSAISTPTECYKCGEEGHFARGCTKNAKPNLFEGGYNIAELYREREDCDDKVALTYATFCWNRKLELSGKKGMEVYDICYFHKGKVESFDKERLEDHCMKDHGGCFLC; encoded by the exons ATGGCCCAGCGCTGGCGCTCGAGGGCGCGGCGGGACCCGGACgtggacgacgacgacgtcggCGGCGGCTCCCCGCCCTCCCGGCGCCCGCGCCGGGGCGGTagcggcgacgaggag aggaggaaggaggacgacgacgtggGTAACGAGGACCTCAGCCTGGAGATcgtcgcgcgcgcgcggcggaagCGGCACGGGGCTTCCGGCGGCGGGACCCCCGGGCTTGCCGACCTGCTGCAGGTGTCCTccggcgacgaggaggccgGCGAGGACGCCGTGGTGGAGCTCGGCGAGGCGGAGGAGCcccggaggaagcagaggaagaagcacCGGAAGGAGGCGGCCGAGGCTGCAGCGGCGGCCGCCACTTCCGCCCCCGGCGAGGAGCAGCAGGAG GTTGGTGGCACTCAGCAGGGACCTATTGGGATAGCAGAATCGGTGCTAACTGAAGATGGGGCTGATGTCCCTGCATCTGACAACATGGTTCTGCGGAAGCTCCTT CGCATACCGAGATACTTCGATCCTGGGGAATCATTGTTGGAGACTTGCTATAATTGTAGCGAGGAAGGACATGTGGCCGCAAACTGCCCAATGGAAAAGCGGAAGAAACCTTGCTTTGTTTGTGGGTTGTTTGGGCACAATGCAAAGCAGTGCACGCAG GGTCAAGATTGTTTCATCTGCAAAAAAAGAGGTCATATGGCGAAAGACTGCCCTGATAAGCACAAGAGGAATGATCATCAATCCACTTTGTGTTTAAGATGTGGAGAAATAGGTCATGATATGTTTGGATGTACCAATGATTACCCACCAGATGATATTAAG CAAATAAGATGCTATGTGTGTAATCAGAATGGTCATCTATGCTGTTTTGATGTCGCTGACAATTGCCCCAA CAATTGTGCCAAATCTGGTCATTCTGGTCTG GGATGTGCCAAGCAACGTAGGGAAACTAGCGCTATCTCAACTCCAACCGAGTGCTACAAATGTGGCGAGGAAGGCCACTTCGCACGTGGCTGCACAAAGAATGCCAAG CCCAATCTGTTCGAGGGCGGTTACAACATTGCAGAGCTTTACCGGGAGCGCGAGGACTGTGATGACAAGGTCGCGCTGACTTACGCTACGTTCTGCTGGAACCGAAAGTTGGAGCTCAGCGGAAAGAAAGGCATGGAGGTCTACGATATTTGTTATTTCCACAAAGGCAAGGTGGAGTCGTTTGACAAAGAAAGG CTCGAGGACCATTGCATGAAGGACCATGGCGGTTGCTTCCTCTGCTAG